From Mytilus galloprovincialis chromosome 9, xbMytGall1.hap1.1, whole genome shotgun sequence, the proteins below share one genomic window:
- the LOC143045338 gene encoding small ribosomal subunit protein uS3m-like isoform X1, with product MFMDFLVQLVGSRCITTCPVRGISTSLACYKRSLGGSEPLRNVRAGVYKTTRRGDVWITYEEAQPPPKIGVTKAWKSWNSSSLEGEGRAPETVVDDNFIREFMKGTFPGVLASDVIVKRRHNIVLISCIMSCVLRPMKYYFLVGYTEELLSCLLKCPVKLEIQTVGSVYDLKFRTI from the exons atgTTCATGGATTTCCTGGTTCAG CTTGTTGGGTCAAGATGTATTACTACCTGCCCAGTAAGAGGAATCTCAACATCATTAGCCTGTTACAAAAGAAGTCTTGGAGGATCTGAACCGTTACGTAATGTACGAGCCGGAGTTTATAAGACCACAAGACGAGGAGATGTGTGGATAACATACGAAGAAGCACAACCACCTCCAAAAATAGGAGTCACAAAAGCATGGAAAAGTTGGAATTCAA GTAGTTTGGAAGGAGAAGGAAGAGCACCAGAAACAGTTGTGGATGACAATTTTATTCGTGAATTCATGAAAGGAACTTTCCCGGGTGTTCTTGCATCTGATGTAATTGTTAAACGTAGACATAATATAGTTTTAATAAGTTGTATCATGAGTTGTGTATTGAGACCAATGAAATATTACTTTTTGGTTGGCTATACGGAAGAGTTAttgtcatgtttattaaaatgtccAGTTAAACTTGAGATACAGACTGTAGGCAGTGTATATGACCTAAAATTTAGAAcaatataa
- the LOC143045338 gene encoding small ribosomal subunit protein uS3m-like isoform X2 gives MSVCRSLLVGSRCITTCPVRGISTSLACYKRSLGGSEPLRNVRAGVYKTTRRGDVWITYEEAQPPPKIGVTKAWKSWNSSSLEGEGRAPETVVDDNFIREFMKGTFPGVLASDVIVKRRHNIVLISCIMSCVLRPMKYYFLVGYTEELLSCLLKCPVKLEIQTVGSVYDLKFRTI, from the exons CTTGTTGGGTCAAGATGTATTACTACCTGCCCAGTAAGAGGAATCTCAACATCATTAGCCTGTTACAAAAGAAGTCTTGGAGGATCTGAACCGTTACGTAATGTACGAGCCGGAGTTTATAAGACCACAAGACGAGGAGATGTGTGGATAACATACGAAGAAGCACAACCACCTCCAAAAATAGGAGTCACAAAAGCATGGAAAAGTTGGAATTCAA GTAGTTTGGAAGGAGAAGGAAGAGCACCAGAAACAGTTGTGGATGACAATTTTATTCGTGAATTCATGAAAGGAACTTTCCCGGGTGTTCTTGCATCTGATGTAATTGTTAAACGTAGACATAATATAGTTTTAATAAGTTGTATCATGAGTTGTGTATTGAGACCAATGAAATATTACTTTTTGGTTGGCTATACGGAAGAGTTAttgtcatgtttattaaaatgtccAGTTAAACTTGAGATACAGACTGTAGGCAGTGTATATGACCTAAAATTTAGAAcaatataa
- the LOC143045336 gene encoding uncharacterized protein LOC143045336, giving the protein MGGESTLEKEDGWIMTQLKVINDKLDVEENYGRAKEFATEHPVYTLFIALTIATCCIPVICFLTFLLGTIIFGVISFVFFEGTVLVISTVVLGGVLCVTTVLACSLSGFAVVSYYGLQYSYRLLKKTFPSVFETEEGPDSTKK; this is encoded by the exons ATGGGAGGTGAATCAACATTAGAAAAAGAAGATGGGTGGATTATGACACAACTTAAAGTTATCAATGATAAACTGGATGTTGAAGAAAACTATGGACGTGCTAAGGAATTTGCTACAGAACATCCAGTTTATACTTTGTTCATAGCATTGACCATAGCAACATGCTGTATCCCAGTCATCTGTTTTCTGACCTTCTTGCTTGGTACCATTATCTTTGGTGTTATAAGCTTTGTATTTTTTGAAG GGACAGTTTTGGTGATCAGCACTGTAGTACTTGGAGGAGTATTGTGTGTTACAACCGTGCTGGCCTGTAGTTTAAGTGGATTTGCTGTCGTTTCATACTATGGACTACAGTATTCATACAGATTGTTGAAGAAAACATTTCCGTCAGTTTTTGAAACTGAAGAAGGTCCAGATTCAACAAAGAAGTAG